From one Leptidea sinapis chromosome 22, ilLepSina1.1, whole genome shotgun sequence genomic stretch:
- the LOC126970841 gene encoding protein king tubby isoform X1: protein MASTTIRDQKIEQQRQIMEQKMKQKRQSSGLVLANDLRVGSAKRPISGNRSRELHGYDGPMQFLMSPINPDQVIPLQTNRVSTYDELGNQIEVMTVGDDLTEGSGDESVPVCSVGRDASADDICADAAVAPLHARLPRDESPSQAAEIEGSVEGAVETFVVTPAKHGTLYKCRIARDRKGMDRGLYPTYFLHLEKDYGKKVFLLAGRKRKKSTTSNYLISTDPTELTRQADSFAGKLRSNLLGTAFTVYDNGKAWKKNSREPTRHELAAVAYDTNVLGFKGPRKMTVILPGMTPDRQRVTIAPQDDSETLLERWKSQNFDDIVVLHNKTPVWNDETQSYVLNFHGRVTQASVKNFQIVHDSEPDYVVMQFGRISEDVFTMDFRYPLCALQAFGIALSSFDSKLACE, encoded by the exons ATGGCTTCGACTACTATTCGTGACCAAAAAATTGAGCAACAA CGTCAAATCATGGAACAAAAAATGAAGCAAAAGAGGCAAAGCTCAGGCTTGGTGTTAGCCAATGACTTACGTGTAGGTTCTGCGAAGCGCCCTATTTCTGGCAACCGCTCTCGAGAATTACACG GCTATGATGGTCCGATGCAATTTCTTATGTCACCAATAAACCCTGATCAAGTCATACCTCTCCAAACTAATAGAGTGTCCACATATGATg AGTTGGGCAACCAAATAGAAGTGATGACAGTTGGCGATGATCTAACAGAAGGCAGCGGGGACGAAAGTGTGCCAGTATGTAGTGTGGGAAGGGATGCGAGTGCTGACGACATCTGTGCTGATGCAGCTGTAGCGCCGCTGCACGCAAGACTTCCGCGAGACGAGTCGCCTTCTCAG GCTGCAGAAATAGAAGGATCAGTAGAAGGTGCAGTGGAAACTTTTGTGGTGACTCCAGCTAAACATGGCACTCTGTATAAATGTAGGATAGCACGAGATAGAAAAGGAATGGACCGCGGATTGTATCCAACATACTTTTTACATCTTGAAAAGGATTATGGAaagaaagtttttttattagcgG GTCGTAAGCGTAAGAAGTCCACGACATCTAACTACTTGATATCGACCGACCCTACAGAGTTAACTCGCCAAGCAGATAGTTTTGCTGGCAAACTGAGGTCCAATCTGCTTGGCACTGCGTTTACAGTGTACGATAATGGCAAGGCTTGGAAAAAGAACTCCCGTGAACCAACCAGACATGAACTTGCGGCTGTTGCTTAT GACACTAATGTGTTGGGCTTCAAGGGTCCACGAAAGATGACTGTTATTCTACCGGGCATGACACCTGACAGACAACGAGTTACTATAGCACCTCAAGATGACAGCGAAACACTCTTAGAACGGTGGAAAAGCCAGAATTTTGATGACATTGTAGTGTTACATAACAAAACACCTGTGTGGAACGATGAGACTCAGTCGTATGTACTCAACTTTCACGGACGGGTGACACAGGCAAGTGTGAAAAACTTTCAGATTGTACATGATTCAGAGCCAGATTATGTTGTCATGCAATTTGGTCGGATATCAGAGGACGTGTTTACAATGGATTTTAGATATCCCTTGTGTGCTTTGCAGGCATTTGGTATCGCCTTGAGCtcgtttgacagcaaattagCATGTGAGTAG
- the LOC126970841 gene encoding protein king tubby 1 isoform X2 — MASTTIRDQKIEQQRQIMEQKMKQKRQSSGLVLANDLRVGSAKRPISGNRSRELHELGNQIEVMTVGDDLTEGSGDESVPVCSVGRDASADDICADAAVAPLHARLPRDESPSQAAEIEGSVEGAVETFVVTPAKHGTLYKCRIARDRKGMDRGLYPTYFLHLEKDYGKKVFLLAGRKRKKSTTSNYLISTDPTELTRQADSFAGKLRSNLLGTAFTVYDNGKAWKKNSREPTRHELAAVAYDTNVLGFKGPRKMTVILPGMTPDRQRVTIAPQDDSETLLERWKSQNFDDIVVLHNKTPVWNDETQSYVLNFHGRVTQASVKNFQIVHDSEPDYVVMQFGRISEDVFTMDFRYPLCALQAFGIALSSFDSKLACE; from the exons ATGGCTTCGACTACTATTCGTGACCAAAAAATTGAGCAACAA CGTCAAATCATGGAACAAAAAATGAAGCAAAAGAGGCAAAGCTCAGGCTTGGTGTTAGCCAATGACTTACGTGTAGGTTCTGCGAAGCGCCCTATTTCTGGCAACCGCTCTCGAGAATTACACG AGTTGGGCAACCAAATAGAAGTGATGACAGTTGGCGATGATCTAACAGAAGGCAGCGGGGACGAAAGTGTGCCAGTATGTAGTGTGGGAAGGGATGCGAGTGCTGACGACATCTGTGCTGATGCAGCTGTAGCGCCGCTGCACGCAAGACTTCCGCGAGACGAGTCGCCTTCTCAG GCTGCAGAAATAGAAGGATCAGTAGAAGGTGCAGTGGAAACTTTTGTGGTGACTCCAGCTAAACATGGCACTCTGTATAAATGTAGGATAGCACGAGATAGAAAAGGAATGGACCGCGGATTGTATCCAACATACTTTTTACATCTTGAAAAGGATTATGGAaagaaagtttttttattagcgG GTCGTAAGCGTAAGAAGTCCACGACATCTAACTACTTGATATCGACCGACCCTACAGAGTTAACTCGCCAAGCAGATAGTTTTGCTGGCAAACTGAGGTCCAATCTGCTTGGCACTGCGTTTACAGTGTACGATAATGGCAAGGCTTGGAAAAAGAACTCCCGTGAACCAACCAGACATGAACTTGCGGCTGTTGCTTAT GACACTAATGTGTTGGGCTTCAAGGGTCCACGAAAGATGACTGTTATTCTACCGGGCATGACACCTGACAGACAACGAGTTACTATAGCACCTCAAGATGACAGCGAAACACTCTTAGAACGGTGGAAAAGCCAGAATTTTGATGACATTGTAGTGTTACATAACAAAACACCTGTGTGGAACGATGAGACTCAGTCGTATGTACTCAACTTTCACGGACGGGTGACACAGGCAAGTGTGAAAAACTTTCAGATTGTACATGATTCAGAGCCAGATTATGTTGTCATGCAATTTGGTCGGATATCAGAGGACGTGTTTACAATGGATTTTAGATATCCCTTGTGTGCTTTGCAGGCATTTGGTATCGCCTTGAGCtcgtttgacagcaaattagCATGTGAGTAG